The following are encoded in a window of Telmatobacter sp. DSM 110680 genomic DNA:
- a CDS encoding D-aminoacylase yields the protein MARNFALFCAVGMLGSIALGAQEQEKQGPFDVVILHGQIIDGTGSPWYSGDVGIRDGRIAAIGDLSGAAAKQKIDAQGKVVAPGFIDMLGQSELTILVDPRLPSKIYQGITTEITGEGGSVAPLNDAMLTADHSGYAHLHITPDWHTLREYFARLEKQGMGINLATYVGATSVRRMVLGDADVQPTQEQLEQMKKLVDQAMRDGAMGLSTALQYTPAPYAKTEELIALAREASKYGGIYATHMRSEGDAVLESIDEATRIGREAQIPVEIWHLKAAGKANWGKMPQIIDRINAARAAGVDVSANTYAYTAWFNTFSAFVPPWAHDGGDVKLVERLKDPAMRARIRKDMTSNGKDSAGEDWDNEWQEVPGPEAILIAVVQNPELVPLQGKRLSDVAALWHEDAIDALCDLLIKDKGFTEVAVFGMDEPDVKLALKQPWVSFDNDSQGTAPEGILGGEHPHPRAYGTFPRVLRKYVREEKELTLADAIRKFSALPAQRMRLTDRGVLKQGMWGDVVVFDPEKITDKATFEEPNQLSVGMEYVLVNGVPVIAQGKMTGALPGKVLRGSGYRP from the coding sequence ATGGCCAGAAATTTTGCGCTGTTTTGTGCTGTGGGAATGTTGGGCTCAATTGCGCTTGGCGCTCAAGAGCAGGAAAAGCAGGGACCTTTCGACGTAGTAATCCTGCACGGTCAGATAATCGATGGGACGGGTTCACCCTGGTACTCAGGGGATGTGGGGATTCGCGACGGGCGGATTGCGGCGATCGGCGACTTGAGCGGCGCGGCGGCGAAACAGAAGATTGACGCGCAGGGAAAGGTGGTTGCGCCCGGATTCATCGACATGCTGGGGCAATCGGAGTTGACGATCCTTGTTGATCCGCGGCTGCCGTCGAAGATCTACCAGGGAATCACGACGGAGATCACGGGCGAGGGCGGCTCGGTGGCTCCGTTGAACGATGCGATGCTGACGGCGGATCACTCGGGCTACGCGCATCTGCACATCACGCCGGACTGGCACACTCTGCGTGAGTATTTTGCTCGGCTTGAGAAACAGGGCATGGGGATTAACCTCGCGACGTATGTGGGTGCGACTTCAGTGCGGAGGATGGTGCTGGGGGATGCGGATGTGCAGCCGACGCAAGAGCAACTGGAGCAGATGAAAAAGCTCGTCGACCAGGCGATGCGTGATGGGGCGATGGGCTTGTCAACGGCGCTGCAGTACACGCCTGCTCCTTATGCGAAGACAGAGGAGTTGATTGCGCTGGCGCGCGAGGCGTCGAAGTATGGCGGCATCTATGCGACGCACATGCGCAGTGAGGGCGATGCGGTGCTGGAGTCGATTGATGAAGCAACGCGGATTGGACGTGAGGCGCAGATTCCGGTAGAGATCTGGCATTTGAAAGCCGCCGGAAAAGCGAACTGGGGAAAGATGCCGCAGATAATCGATCGCATCAATGCGGCGCGGGCTGCAGGCGTGGATGTGAGTGCGAATACCTATGCGTATACAGCTTGGTTCAACACGTTCTCTGCATTTGTTCCGCCGTGGGCGCATGATGGCGGCGATGTGAAGCTGGTGGAGCGCTTAAAAGATCCGGCGATGCGGGCGCGAATTCGCAAAGATATGACCAGCAACGGCAAGGATTCAGCAGGTGAGGACTGGGATAACGAGTGGCAGGAGGTTCCCGGGCCGGAGGCCATTCTGATTGCGGTGGTGCAGAATCCGGAGTTGGTTCCGCTGCAGGGGAAGCGGCTTTCAGATGTGGCTGCGCTATGGCATGAGGATGCGATTGATGCTCTGTGCGATCTGTTGATCAAGGACAAGGGGTTCACCGAGGTTGCGGTGTTCGGCATGGATGAGCCGGATGTGAAGCTGGCGCTGAAACAGCCGTGGGTGTCGTTTGACAACGACTCGCAGGGGACAGCGCCCGAAGGGATTCTGGGCGGTGAGCATCCGCATCCGCGGGCTTATGGGACGTTTCCGCGGGTTCTGCGCAAGTATGTGCGCGAAGAGAAGGAACTGACGCTGGCGGATGCGATTCGCAAGTTTTCGGCGTTGCCGGCGCAGAGGATGCGGCTGACGGATCGCGGGGTGCTGAAGCAGGGGATGTGGGGCGATGTGGTGGTCTTCGATCCGGAGAAGATTACGGACAAGGCAACGTTCGAGGAGCCCAATCAGCTCTCGGTGGGAATGGAATATGTGCTGGTGAATGGGGTGCCGGTGATCGCGCAGGGCAAGATGACCGGGGCGCTGCCGGGGAAGGTGCTGCGGGGGTCGGGGTATCGGCCATAG
- a CDS encoding polymer-forming cytoskeletal protein: MWKPTQQGQSPSPTPTPEQPSARPVPVQQPTIDTPRAATSSVGEQASISKGLSIKGEITGTESLFIDGKVEGSISIPGNRVTVGKNGNVTASISAREIVVLGKLKGNVNATDRVDIRAEGALTGDVAAARISIEDGAFFKGGIDIRKPDSKPTAVQSEPAKVAAHS; this comes from the coding sequence ATGTGGAAACCCACCCAACAAGGCCAATCCCCCTCTCCGACACCGACCCCCGAGCAGCCTTCTGCTCGTCCGGTGCCGGTGCAGCAGCCCACCATTGATACACCGCGCGCGGCCACATCTTCTGTCGGCGAGCAAGCCAGCATCAGCAAAGGCCTCTCCATCAAGGGCGAGATTACCGGCACTGAATCGCTCTTCATCGACGGCAAGGTCGAGGGCAGCATCAGCATTCCCGGCAATCGCGTCACTGTGGGCAAAAACGGCAATGTCACGGCCAGCATCAGCGCCCGCGAGATCGTCGTCCTTGGCAAACTCAAGGGCAACGTGAACGCCACTGACCGCGTCGACATCCGTGCCGAAGGCGCCCTGACCGGCGACGTGGCGGCAGCCCGCATCAGCATTGAGGATGGCGCGTTCTTCAAGGGCGGCATCGACATCCGCAAGCCCGATTCGAAGCCAACCGCCGTCCAGTCCGAACCCGCTAAGGTTGCGGCACACTCGTAA
- the murJ gene encoding murein biosynthesis integral membrane protein MurJ, producing the protein MRVLRPSHAHTAFTATVVLMASTFLSSVFGLVRNMYIAWVFGRGMEADAFLAAFQLPDMISYFLVGGAASITFVTILTRYRDSGREEEGTRSLSVILTTMFLVLGGALVLAEILAPWYVHWWFSGFDEKKAALCVSLTRILLPAQLFFFAGGVFGAVLLVRKRFTIQAITPLIYNLGTIVGGILLVKRLGISSLALGTVAGALLGPFLLNAVFARRAGVRYRPILDWHDEGLHEWVRLSLPLIIGVSLVTADNWIIAHFASNTSGAISLMTYAKRLFTAPMSMLAQAAGAASMPFFASLWAKKQRFEFASAVADSVSRVTCMGLLAASGMIALGKPAIDLLFVGGRFSTADARECAAYFAVFSISLFLWSAQSIYSRAFYAAGNTFAPMVAGTIITLISLPIYAGFFRGYGAMGLAFASDLGIGLQTLTIGFLLHQRKMVSLASLDYREMARCVAAALTGGAITWIVFSWMAGELFPRMNITGHQRLIDLAVLLAGGLLWGGITLWVLTRTGSALPKVMMKRLRLA; encoded by the coding sequence ATGCGCGTTCTGCGGCCCTCGCATGCTCATACGGCATTTACCGCCACGGTGGTGCTGATGGCGTCGACGTTTCTGTCGAGCGTGTTCGGGCTGGTGCGGAACATGTACATCGCCTGGGTGTTCGGACGCGGCATGGAGGCGGATGCGTTCCTGGCGGCATTTCAACTGCCGGACATGATCTCGTACTTCCTGGTAGGCGGGGCCGCTTCGATCACCTTTGTCACCATTCTCACGCGTTACAGGGATTCGGGCCGGGAAGAAGAGGGCACGCGGTCGCTATCCGTGATTTTGACAACAATGTTCCTGGTGCTGGGCGGAGCGCTGGTGCTGGCTGAGATTTTGGCGCCTTGGTATGTGCATTGGTGGTTCAGTGGATTCGATGAAAAGAAAGCCGCCTTGTGCGTCAGCCTTACGCGGATTCTACTTCCGGCGCAGCTGTTCTTTTTTGCGGGTGGAGTTTTTGGCGCGGTGCTGCTGGTGCGGAAACGATTCACCATTCAAGCGATTACACCTCTTATCTACAACCTGGGCACAATCGTCGGAGGCATCCTGCTGGTGAAACGACTGGGTATCTCCTCGCTTGCCCTCGGAACAGTGGCTGGTGCGCTACTGGGGCCGTTTCTGCTGAATGCGGTTTTTGCACGGCGAGCGGGGGTCCGCTACAGACCGATACTCGACTGGCATGACGAGGGATTGCACGAATGGGTGCGGCTTTCCCTGCCGTTGATCATCGGAGTATCGCTGGTGACGGCGGACAACTGGATCATCGCGCATTTTGCCTCCAATACAAGCGGGGCGATTTCGCTGATGACGTATGCGAAGCGGTTGTTCACTGCACCGATGTCGATGCTGGCGCAGGCTGCGGGGGCAGCTTCGATGCCCTTTTTCGCGAGTTTGTGGGCAAAGAAGCAGCGATTTGAATTTGCCAGCGCGGTGGCGGATTCGGTGTCTCGCGTAACTTGTATGGGATTGCTCGCAGCGTCAGGGATGATCGCGCTCGGAAAACCGGCGATTGATTTGCTGTTTGTGGGCGGGCGATTTTCCACGGCGGATGCGCGTGAATGCGCGGCGTACTTTGCGGTGTTTTCTATCTCGCTGTTTTTGTGGTCTGCGCAGTCCATTTACTCGCGCGCGTTTTATGCCGCGGGCAATACATTTGCGCCGATGGTGGCTGGAACCATCATTACGCTGATCTCACTGCCGATTTATGCAGGTTTTTTCCGCGGTTACGGAGCGATGGGACTGGCATTTGCTTCAGACCTGGGGATTGGACTGCAGACGCTGACTATCGGTTTTCTTCTGCATCAGCGGAAGATGGTCTCGCTCGCGAGCCTCGACTATCGCGAAATGGCGCGCTGCGTGGCTGCGGCGCTGACGGGCGGTGCCATTACCTGGATTGTGTTTTCGTGGATGGCCGGCGAACTGTTTCCGAGAATGAACATCACTGGTCACCAGCGCTTGATCGACTTGGCAGTCCTGCTTGCGGGTGGCTTGCTCTGGGGCGGGATCACGTTATGGGTGCTGACCAGGACGGGGTCTGCGTTGCCCAAGGTGATGATGAAGCGGTTGCGCCTGGCTTGA
- a CDS encoding prolyl oligopeptidase family serine peptidase has translation MRRIAGLVFILLLGYTALAQSIHGRDGTSLPAPPAVEPNPVIDNYFGTKITDNYRWLEDAKSTETRSFIDEQNAYTTRYLKQNHLRNQVQDDLDPLEHTSRWSIPIQRAGNYYFMKRLAGEEQASIYMRHGWTGASNAQHGAISPPKDERLVDPAAFSRDPNTSVRLADVSRDGMFLAYQVRQGGADEATVRIYGLAKKKPLEDELPAGIYYSIVFTPDGKGIYYARNDRKGTLLYLHIIGMRTAADKLIFGREFHGELLGPIDLFRAEITDDAHYLVISIERGVPAKRVDICFRDLTKPGSPFEVLVWGLDSRFATIYARGAWYIRTDYNSPNGRILRADPGIMPEAWKSIVPEGKDVIETFSIVGSKIYVKRLRDVKSETSVYTLDGKSAGAIDYEGIGSASGVSGRPSDRYGFFSFESYIQPPTIYRIDTTTGKRELFAEPKTPFDTAQYELKQVFFKSNDGTQIPMFIAGKKGLPQDGSARLLMTGYGGFNLSETPTWNPAWAWWIQQGGYFAVPNMRGGGEYGESWHEQGMFEKKQNVFDDWFAAARYLIDQKYTSPQHFAITGRSNGGLLMGASIAQHPELFSAVWCGYPLLDMLRYQKFEQGPHWTTEYGSAENEKQFPYLYKYSPYQNVKPRADYPAVMFFTGDSDTRVDPLHARKMTALLQSVSTSGRPVLLHYSLAGGHSAGVSVEQQIQDDADQLAFLWTETGTPAKTKTNRDSAK, from the coding sequence ATGCGGCGCATCGCTGGTCTCGTATTCATCCTTCTCCTCGGCTACACCGCTCTCGCGCAGTCCATCCATGGCCGCGACGGCACCTCCCTCCCTGCACCACCCGCAGTCGAACCGAACCCGGTCATCGACAACTATTTCGGTACCAAAATCACCGACAATTATCGTTGGCTTGAAGATGCGAAGAGCACAGAGACCCGTTCCTTCATCGACGAACAGAACGCCTATACCACGCGCTACCTCAAACAGAACCACCTCCGCAACCAGGTGCAGGACGATCTCGATCCGCTGGAACACACCTCCCGCTGGTCGATCCCCATCCAGCGCGCAGGCAACTATTACTTCATGAAGCGTCTTGCCGGCGAAGAACAGGCTTCCATCTACATGCGTCACGGCTGGACAGGCGCATCCAACGCCCAGCACGGAGCCATCTCACCACCTAAAGACGAACGCCTCGTCGATCCCGCCGCCTTCAGTCGCGATCCCAACACCTCTGTCCGTCTCGCCGATGTCTCGCGCGATGGCATGTTTCTCGCCTACCAGGTTCGCCAGGGTGGTGCCGACGAGGCAACCGTCCGCATCTACGGCCTCGCGAAAAAGAAGCCATTGGAAGATGAACTCCCGGCCGGAATTTACTACTCCATCGTCTTCACACCGGACGGCAAAGGCATCTACTACGCGCGCAACGATCGCAAAGGAACTCTTCTCTACTTACACATCATTGGCATGCGCACTGCCGCCGACAAGCTCATCTTCGGTCGCGAATTTCATGGTGAACTTCTCGGCCCCATCGACCTCTTTCGAGCTGAAATCACCGACGACGCCCATTACCTCGTCATCAGCATCGAGCGTGGCGTTCCTGCCAAGCGTGTCGACATCTGCTTCCGCGATCTGACAAAGCCCGGTTCACCGTTCGAAGTTCTCGTGTGGGGCCTCGACTCGCGGTTCGCAACCATCTATGCGAGGGGCGCCTGGTACATTCGCACCGACTACAACTCTCCCAACGGCCGCATCCTCCGCGCCGACCCGGGCATCATGCCCGAAGCGTGGAAATCCATCGTGCCCGAAGGCAAGGATGTCATCGAGACGTTCTCCATCGTCGGCAGCAAGATTTACGTCAAGCGCCTCCGCGACGTGAAGTCTGAAACCAGTGTCTATACCCTCGATGGCAAGTCTGCAGGCGCCATCGACTACGAAGGAATTGGCTCAGCCTCTGGCGTCTCCGGCCGACCTTCCGATCGCTACGGTTTCTTCAGCTTCGAGTCCTACATTCAGCCGCCCACCATCTATCGCATCGACACAACCACCGGCAAGCGCGAACTTTTCGCCGAACCCAAAACCCCCTTCGACACCGCGCAGTATGAGCTCAAGCAGGTCTTCTTCAAATCAAACGACGGCACCCAAATTCCTATGTTCATCGCCGGCAAGAAGGGCCTCCCGCAGGATGGATCAGCCCGTCTGCTCATGACCGGCTACGGCGGCTTCAACCTCAGCGAGACGCCAACTTGGAATCCTGCGTGGGCCTGGTGGATTCAGCAGGGCGGGTACTTCGCCGTTCCCAACATGCGGGGCGGTGGCGAATACGGCGAAAGCTGGCACGAACAAGGTATGTTCGAGAAAAAGCAGAACGTCTTCGACGACTGGTTTGCGGCGGCCCGCTATCTCATTGATCAGAAGTACACATCGCCGCAGCACTTCGCCATCACTGGCCGCTCCAATGGCGGCCTGCTTATGGGAGCGTCCATCGCCCAGCATCCGGAATTATTTTCTGCCGTGTGGTGCGGCTATCCCCTGCTCGACATGCTGCGCTATCAAAAATTCGAACAGGGTCCCCACTGGACCACCGAGTATGGTTCTGCCGAAAACGAAAAGCAGTTTCCATATCTATACAAATATTCGCCCTATCAGAACGTGAAGCCACGCGCCGATTATCCAGCAGTAATGTTCTTCACCGGCGACAGCGACACTCGCGTGGATCCGCTCCACGCTCGCAAGATGACTGCACTGCTCCAGAGCGTCTCCACCAGCGGCCGTCCCGTGCTACTCCACTACAGCCTCGCGGGCGGTCACTCCGCAGGCGTTAGCGTCGAACAGCAGATCCAGGACGATGCCGACCAACTCGCATTCCTATGGACAGAGACGGGCACTCCCGCAAAAACCAAGACAAATAGAGACAGCGCGAAATAA
- a CDS encoding class I SAM-dependent rRNA methyltransferase: MTKAKRPGPAKNEKAPTATKPKAPFHRTDDKRRPDERSAVHEPKRVPYSAVKPPGKANRPQQRGTDRPGTGKPNTQEHGVGARISRRAADRLRAGHVWVYASDVESLNAGEGGAPALLPVADSRGLLLGTALYSPASQIALRLVSREAVGEAKWLKLLAERLRIAIARRRPMLTAETDACRLCFSEADELPGLVVDKYGELVILQLLTKGLDSAAVRDVCVRVLREELAPVAIVERPDPRMRELEGLSAPTAEALYLRGAESAEKDSKAHLGSHFRLNGLVFHFDADAGQKTGAFLDQRANYKAAREWAERLGTTGRALDVCCYQGGFALHLATVCKTVTGIDASRASLEVAEQNLVANRERLKADVDWVAGDAFDILRDWSEGGEKYDTIVLDPPAFAKTQRAVEGALRGYKELNLRALKMARPGGLLITCSCSHHVGWKDLVGAVAAAASDAHRRVRLLERRGAALDHPVVLNLPETEYLKCLVLEVE, from the coding sequence ATGACGAAGGCAAAACGACCGGGACCTGCGAAGAACGAGAAGGCGCCGACGGCAACCAAGCCGAAGGCGCCTTTCCACCGCACGGATGATAAGCGGCGGCCCGACGAGAGGTCCGCAGTACACGAGCCGAAGCGAGTTCCCTACTCTGCAGTTAAACCACCAGGCAAAGCTAACCGCCCACAGCAACGCGGGACGGATCGACCGGGAACGGGCAAGCCAAATACGCAGGAGCACGGAGTGGGTGCGCGTATCAGCAGGCGTGCGGCAGATCGGCTGCGTGCGGGGCATGTGTGGGTATACGCATCGGATGTGGAATCGCTGAATGCGGGCGAAGGTGGCGCCCCTGCATTGCTGCCCGTGGCGGATAGTCGCGGATTGCTGCTTGGGACTGCGCTCTATAGCCCGGCTTCGCAGATCGCGCTGCGCCTGGTGTCTCGGGAGGCGGTCGGTGAGGCGAAGTGGCTGAAGCTTCTGGCTGAGCGGCTTCGCATTGCGATTGCGCGGCGCAGGCCAATGCTCACGGCGGAGACGGATGCTTGCCGGCTTTGCTTCAGCGAGGCGGACGAACTGCCGGGATTGGTCGTCGACAAATACGGCGAGCTGGTGATTCTGCAACTGCTGACCAAGGGACTGGATTCTGCGGCAGTGCGCGATGTGTGCGTGCGCGTGCTGCGCGAGGAACTGGCTCCGGTTGCAATTGTGGAACGGCCTGATCCGCGGATGCGTGAGTTAGAGGGGCTGTCGGCCCCAACCGCGGAGGCACTTTATTTGCGCGGCGCAGAGTCAGCTGAAAAAGACAGCAAGGCACATCTGGGTTCGCACTTCCGGTTGAATGGTCTGGTGTTTCATTTCGACGCGGATGCGGGACAGAAGACGGGTGCCTTTCTCGATCAACGTGCCAACTACAAAGCTGCGCGGGAGTGGGCGGAACGTCTTGGCACTACGGGACGCGCGCTGGATGTCTGTTGCTATCAAGGTGGATTCGCTCTGCATCTGGCCACAGTATGCAAAACCGTAACGGGCATCGATGCGTCGCGTGCGTCACTTGAAGTGGCTGAGCAGAATCTCGTGGCGAATCGGGAGCGGTTGAAGGCGGACGTGGACTGGGTCGCGGGCGACGCGTTTGATATTCTCCGCGACTGGTCAGAGGGTGGAGAGAAGTATGACACGATCGTGCTCGATCCTCCGGCATTTGCGAAGACACAGCGTGCGGTGGAGGGAGCGCTGCGCGGTTATAAAGAGCTGAATCTGCGTGCGCTGAAGATGGCGCGACCGGGTGGACTGCTGATCACTTGTTCGTGCAGTCATCATGTGGGGTGGAAGGATCTGGTGGGCGCGGTCGCCGCAGCAGCTTCTGATGCGCATCGGCGGGTGCGGTTGCTGGAGAGACGAGGGGCAGCGCTCGACCATCCGGTGGTGTTGAATCTGCCGGAGACCGAATACCTCAAGTGCCTGGTGTTGGAAGTGGAGTAA
- a CDS encoding c-type cytochrome — translation MLKALSVTAAATLLAASLSFADQAPSKVVIPVDRTASTDAKQMYTSYCAPCHGTDGKGHGPVAASLKSQPTDLTVIQKNNQGKFPDAHVAAILQFGAEVPAHGTATMPIWGPILGSMNRANVQDKQLRISNLTRYLQSIQVK, via the coding sequence ATGCTGAAAGCCCTCTCAGTTACAGCTGCGGCCACATTGCTGGCGGCGAGCTTGAGCTTTGCAGATCAAGCACCATCCAAAGTAGTCATACCGGTCGACAGAACCGCTTCGACCGACGCGAAGCAGATGTACACGAGCTATTGCGCTCCATGCCATGGTACTGACGGCAAAGGCCATGGGCCGGTAGCTGCTTCGCTCAAGAGTCAGCCGACTGATCTGACGGTAATCCAGAAGAACAACCAAGGAAAATTCCCTGACGCGCATGTAGCCGCGATTCTGCAGTTTGGTGCGGAAGTGCCGGCGCACGGAACGGCAACGATGCCTATATGGGGACCGATCCTTGGTAGTATGAACCGGGCGAACGTTCAGGACAAGCAACTCAGAATCAGCAATCTGACTCGCTACCTGCAAAGCATTCAGGTAAAGTAA
- a CDS encoding bifunctional (p)ppGpp synthetase/guanosine-3',5'-bis(diphosphate) 3'-pyrophosphohydrolase yields MATVRQPTPAELSSAPAELVAPPAPARPVFDQAAIDRRIELLLRHVQANRPTEDVELIRKAWEFCVKHHQGQMRASGEPYIIHPLEVAEVLAEMKMDSTAIAAGLLHDAVEDTPATSEQIEADFGDQVAHIVEGVTKIDKIQFANREDRQAENVRKMLLAMVTDVRVVLIKLADRLHNMRTLEHLQPDRREAIARETLDIYAPLAHRLGMGKVRGELEDLAFRYTDPVSFEKVAEAVEAQRTEGEQFLRGVEDTLVEQLRENNVEARVEWRIKRYYSIFQKLQRSKVTFDQVYDLLAVRIITQDVASCYAVFGLIHTLWRPVPGRIKDFIAIPRANRYQSLHTTVIGEGGHQFEVQIRTEEMHRIAEEGIAAHWKYKSKDGVVTARDEERLNWIRQLVEWQKEMTDPNEFLSSLKMDLYPDEVYTFTPKGKVVVVPADGTPVDFAYTIHTEVGHTCVGAKVNGRMVPLRTKLRTGDIVEIVTQKDHKPSRDWLTFVKSPRARNKIKHWLNEDQRRRAVEIGRKLLEREARRFKVPMSQIDDQDLARIANEYGVATAADLLATLGAGKHSAHQVLNKLAPGYANPPDGSQTAEPQQPGTVEQAMSDAVRKLHLTGSDSLQVEGQNDLLVYRARCCNPIRGEEIVGYVTRGKGVAVHARSCPNVQNLLYESDRRINVEWSRVGDESSRAQRYPVKITVFCDDRTGMLKELTAVISDDNTNIRGVDIHHDDNGEAVIEFIVEAEDLRHLNRMVLGIRRVQGVRTVQRTQKL; encoded by the coding sequence ATGGCGACAGTCCGGCAGCCCACTCCGGCAGAGCTTTCCAGCGCCCCCGCCGAGTTGGTGGCGCCCCCTGCACCTGCCCGCCCGGTTTTTGACCAGGCCGCCATCGATCGCCGTATCGAGCTTCTTCTCCGCCACGTTCAGGCCAATCGACCCACTGAAGACGTTGAACTTATCCGCAAGGCTTGGGAATTCTGCGTAAAGCATCATCAAGGCCAGATGCGCGCTTCCGGCGAGCCATACATCATCCATCCGCTTGAAGTAGCTGAAGTTCTGGCCGAAATGAAGATGGACTCGACAGCCATCGCTGCTGGTCTCCTTCACGACGCCGTTGAAGACACCCCCGCGACAAGCGAGCAGATTGAAGCCGACTTTGGCGATCAGGTAGCCCACATCGTCGAAGGCGTCACCAAAATCGACAAGATTCAGTTCGCCAACCGCGAAGACCGCCAGGCGGAGAACGTCCGCAAGATGCTCCTCGCCATGGTCACCGACGTCCGCGTAGTGCTCATCAAGCTCGCCGACCGCCTTCACAACATGCGTACGCTCGAGCACCTGCAGCCTGACCGCCGCGAAGCCATCGCCCGCGAAACCCTCGACATTTACGCCCCACTCGCTCATCGCCTCGGCATGGGCAAAGTGCGCGGCGAACTCGAAGACCTGGCCTTCCGTTACACCGATCCGGTCAGCTTCGAAAAGGTAGCCGAAGCCGTCGAGGCGCAGCGCACTGAAGGCGAGCAGTTCCTCCGTGGCGTCGAAGACACCCTTGTCGAGCAACTCCGCGAAAACAACGTCGAGGCGCGCGTGGAGTGGCGCATCAAGCGCTACTACTCCATCTTTCAAAAGCTGCAGCGCTCAAAAGTCACATTCGATCAGGTCTACGATCTCCTCGCGGTCCGCATCATTACGCAGGATGTAGCTTCGTGCTACGCCGTCTTTGGCCTCATTCACACGCTGTGGCGTCCCGTGCCCGGACGTATCAAGGACTTCATCGCCATTCCTCGCGCCAACCGCTATCAATCCCTCCACACCACGGTCATCGGCGAAGGCGGCCATCAATTCGAAGTGCAGATCCGCACTGAAGAAATGCACCGCATCGCCGAAGAGGGAATCGCCGCGCACTGGAAGTACAAGTCCAAGGATGGCGTAGTAACCGCCCGCGACGAAGAGCGCCTTAACTGGATCCGCCAGCTCGTCGAGTGGCAGAAAGAAATGACGGATCCCAACGAATTCCTCTCCAGCCTGAAAATGGACCTCTACCCCGACGAGGTCTACACCTTCACGCCTAAAGGAAAAGTCGTTGTTGTCCCCGCCGACGGCACGCCCGTCGATTTCGCTTACACCATTCACACGGAGGTCGGCCACACCTGCGTCGGAGCCAAGGTCAACGGCCGCATGGTGCCTCTTCGTACAAAGCTGCGCACCGGCGACATCGTAGAAATCGTCACGCAGAAAGATCACAAGCCCAGCCGCGACTGGCTCACCTTCGTCAAGAGTCCCCGCGCCCGCAATAAAATCAAGCACTGGCTCAATGAAGACCAGCGCCGTCGCGCCGTCGAAATCGGCCGCAAACTACTGGAGCGCGAAGCACGCCGCTTCAAAGTCCCCATGAGCCAGATCGACGACCAGGATCTGGCCCGCATCGCCAACGAATACGGCGTAGCCACGGCAGCCGACTTGCTCGCGACTCTTGGCGCGGGCAAGCACTCAGCGCATCAGGTCCTCAACAAGCTCGCCCCGGGCTACGCCAACCCGCCAGACGGCTCGCAGACCGCTGAGCCACAGCAGCCCGGCACCGTCGAGCAGGCCATGTCCGACGCGGTGCGCAAGCTTCATCTCACTGGGTCTGACTCACTTCAGGTCGAAGGCCAGAACGATCTGCTCGTCTACCGCGCGCGCTGTTGCAATCCCATTCGCGGCGAAGAAATCGTCGGCTACGTCACCCGCGGCAAAGGCGTCGCCGTGCACGCACGCAGTTGTCCCAACGTCCAGAACCTGCTTTACGAGAGCGACCGCCGCATCAACGTCGAATGGTCCCGCGTAGGCGACGAGAGCAGTCGCGCTCAACGATATCCCGTCAAAATCACCGTCTTCTGCGACGACCGCACCGGCATGTTGAAAGAACTGACCGCCGTCATCTCCGATGACAACACCAATATTCGCGGCGTCGACATCCATCACGACGACAACGGCGAAGCAGTCATAGAGTTCATCGTAGAAGCTGAAGACCTCCGCCACCTCAACCGCATGGTCCTGGGTATCCGCCGCGTCCAAGGCGTCCGTACCGTCCAGCGCACCCAGAAACTCTAA